In Nilaparvata lugens isolate BPH chromosome 13, ASM1435652v1, whole genome shotgun sequence, the sequence ataaattgcaagcacacccccttttttatgtctatattgactggactatatctgACTTTAGCTTCCTTACACATTTCTAGGATAAATTTCCCTTTGATTAATATCTTCTAAAGCTCTCCGATCGTTGTTTTCAGTCTGGCTCTCTATGCATTTTTAAGAAATTCAATCTGAATTTTATTAGcaacaattatattataaaagcaTCTTTGTAGGCTATTTCAAGAAAACCTTTCTGTAGGTCATACCATAGAggaaatgtttgttttattcaatcaacaataccatgaagaattcatcatTAGAACTtaatgaatttatctcttaccgaatttgaaatgatctgtcccaaaaatttaaactttatacgctcaaaaagtaatgatcggaaaaaaatgattTGTTACTAAACGTaattccaaattgaatgctgtaaatcacccgaaGACTTGCGACTTGCTACTACAAATACTGACAACAGAGTAAACTCCTAAATTggaatttcatttaataataataataattaattcattagcatttgaataaatgcataatctcagtaatttccatctgtaaaatgttttcctgagaaaacgtttttattttgatagcttgatagtaagaaaatcgaaaaactttgaaaaatatgactagtgaggtccacgttataatggcagtggataaagatagaagaatagcgatgccgattctctgcattaattaattactatatttctacactaacaaaaacaaaattggCATCATTGAGGACCTAGagaaggatagtaccaccggctttgtcgaatgatggacaaggatagcaagaccaaagttgatcaaatactgtcattataacgtggacctcactatagtagaaagattttttcagcctttgcacaaaAAAATgccttaaaactgtcagcattccctaTAGATAAGATCAAGGCTCTCCATTctatcaatgctgacagtataatatgaatatcactGTAAAAGTTTTCAACCCAATATCGCTTTAGTACTGATAACACActctattcaaaattcaattcacgATTATAATCATCAATTTGATAAAATCTTCCGTCATACAGTACTGAGCTTTAGCAAATAATACATTTCAGATTCTGCTGCTCTTTTGTGAAAGTGATATCTGTAGTCATAACTATTCCACTTTAGTtaaaatgattttgttttttcacatactcaGATTGAAGTGATGTAgcttcatcattttttgaaatagtttttaTTATTGCTGATGATGCCCACCTGAACTTCTAGCTTGTTCGTGGGTAATGAAAAGTGAGTGAATGGTTTGATAAcatatgtaattaaatttaaaaatagaacagaatcTGTGATTAAATTTGGTGTCAGAATGGAACAGAAAGTGAAATACACATCAGAAACTATTTGAACTTGAGAGAATTTTTTTCAGttgaacatttaaacttttTTTCAGTTGGAGTTTGTATTCTTGAATCGAAGTGACCTAGTAAAGTGAAGTGACATTGTAATATCAGTGTAATAATAGTGTAATGTCGAAGTGACATTTTTAGTGAATGccttttaatatttttagtgAATGCACAGATGGGATCGACGGCAGAATGGCTGTTCCCCGATCTTCTGGAGGTGATTTTCTCGAACCTCGAACTGAAGGATCTGGTAGCCTGCAGTGGCGTGAATCGAGCCTGGAATGAAGCAGCTAACAGTGTCAAGCTGTGGAGGAAATTCGTGACTAAAAGTGATCTTAGCTGGCTGCCAACAAATATGAACTGTGAATTacactcctcttcctcctcgaCCCCCACTGATTCAAATACATCACTCAATCAGAGTCCATCCCCCACTTTACCAGCATCCAATCCTTACAAACAGATTATACAACAACGTAACCAACTGAAGTACAACTGGAGTCACGGTTGTATCACAGAATTCAACTTGGTTCCAACAAGATATGGCCTAAAACCAGTGGATAGGGAAATAGGACCTAATGTGGAATATACATCAAGTGCTCCTCAAGATTGTATCTATTACCCAGTGTTGGGGGAGCTTGAGAATGGGGaagttgttttgaaattattcagttttaaaTCAGAGGTGAAGCTTGTTTGTACTTTGGCAGTGGACTTTGCTTTAGATAGTGTTTCGATCGTCTGCGTGATGAGGGACTTTATAGTGTGGCTATTAGAGGACGGTAAAGTACAATACATTGCTCTCTCAACATGTGACAAGTGTTCATTCAAAGACTGCAAGGTGCAAACTCTTACACCATCTCTCATAATCAATAATACAGAGGATCAGTATTTTCTCACCATGGACACCAACTACATTGTAGCTTCAACCTGTGAATCCCTATATGTATGGAATAAGAAATCTCTACAGTTAACACTTTCTCGTATACCACCCATGCTTGGCATCGAGGATGGAGGTTTTTTAGGATCCTATGATGCAAATCCCATATTTTTAGATGATGGATATCTAATTTTATGCTACTCAGATCATCTTGAACATACAATACTAATTGAAGAGTATAACTTGAAAACAAACAACAAGCTATCAACCAAACTCACAATTGAGGGAGTTGTTGAGATGGTTCATTGCTCGGGAGACTTCATTGTGATGATTACTACAGTGGAAGAGGAAGGGGAAGAGGAagaatttcataaaattttcattcaaatgcGTCGAAAGAATGATCTAAATCAATTAATCTACTCATATTACTGTGGTGACAACAGATGTATGTATAAATATGTTTTTGTTGGAAACTCATTTCTCTTCTATAATTTGGAGACGGGCGATTATGaagaaattgatatttcaacGGGGTTTAGAAGTTCAATGCGTCAAGTTGGCACTAATTGTGAATTGTTGGGCAATTTATTCGATAATTTAGCCTTGATTAGTTTGGACGAAAACGAATACACAGAAGTTTGGGATTGGAAGAAGAATCGCAGGTGTGTCAAACTGCATTCTTTGAGGCTAGGTGATTGCacatttataaatgctattacTGCAAAATGGGTGATGATTCAAACATGCTACTCAGATTCGGAAGCTTATTTCACAGTATATAGGTGTAAGTAAGGGATGGAAACGATgccattatttatttaacagAATGCAGTATAAAATCTCTTGACCTCTCAACCATAAGAACAAGCAAACTTGAACTATTGGTATTgccataattcaaataaattattagtgattaaataaatgataaCAAATGTGATCAATTATCTACATAAGTTGTTTTcttgaataatatcaatttagCCCTTCAACTCGAAACTTCAGTACTGTCTACCAGTTTCCTCTTGATCATTGGTAACTGTACATCCTAAAGTAATCTATAACattctattacattttttacataAACAACATTACAGACATGCGTTGTACTTTCcgtatcaattcaattttatttgtaatcttATCCGAATTCGGGAAATAAATAGCACACGATATCCactttttctctcccgatcattttgaaggtgtgcttttttgtaaaaaatataataaataaattttcctgTCATCCATGCCATAAATGGATGAAACACTATTTCTtgtacagtaataattattgagatctTCAGTTGTTAATGTTTGGTGTTAGTAGTAGTATACAGaataaatttatagatattttacTGATCTTTCAAATTCTTTTACATTTTCCTTTTCCCCTTTTTCCTTCTCCATCAtgtattcttcttcctcttctcattcGTCGTCATCTTCTACTTTTCCGCCACGGAGAACGACTGTTCTGCCGGTCTCGGATTTCTTCCGACGGTTTGAAATCCCCTCCACCGACATGCTCATAGGAATAGTCACTAACTAAAGATTTTTTGGTACATAGTACAGTAGTTAAATTCTATACTATTAAAGGAGCAATTtgtgtttagatgtttatatgtttgtatttcaccgtaTCACGAAAACGCcattaacgattctcacaaaatttggaacattgtaggtttatgatataaaaatacgattgcactaggtctcatccctaggaaaactcgctgaacgacattaaaaggataattcatccttggaaaaacagctgagacttttgtcgtctgtggataatggaagtgagtgagcgagtggaaaatcaaaatatctcatccctgaaattcataagctgacattatatagccagctgtaaaatataaacacgacctaaaagatgaagaaacctttgaaaggtcatattattcataactagtagttctgtgaacagtagatctcacgcagttttctcatccacaagtatctgatgtcacctgttctagttgatttggttgaatcacaattcacagtttaATCTTATGATATTAAAgtttatgttaataaactcagttcacgtttgaatttgtttcctatttgatgatttatcaagtttcgtgataatttttccataaacatatttatcaactattttaaaattattttctttcaatcaagaatattataatttcttcggtattattcagttcattaatcattttttattttattatcaatcacctattaaatttgtttttcaaatgtgaaaatattgatactgatgggcaagcatcataaaaaatattgaaatcctaGTTTTTAGAAATAGGCACGgtcagacatctgtgtaatgcatgcaatgaataacttatcacttgtcagctgattgattatgaataattctatagtctaattgatcctatcttcaaagtagatgatatatatagtaatATCAAAGTTTGGAGGAATAACTTTTCTTTTAATATTATcctaaaatgcaaaatttcaaaaaaccttgtgtatacatcaacgcgcagttgaaaaaggaatattcctgccaaatctcatcgaattctataaacgcgtttggccgtaatcgcgttaaatacagacagacaaaagcaaatcggaTTTGCAAAGCAAATCGAAAAAGCAAAttgttgaaacatagacctcactacgttcggtcaattgatgaaaaataataatcatattcaaaataaaaacatgttttcaaattcatcataattttcaaagttaatcattatttaaagttttaagtgattagtgagtgttattttgttattcaatttggtccGTTTATAAcgtttctgttttcaaatgtttggactgaaaattggacgtgaattcaagtgtatggaacataacctacttttttaattatttatagtgaataaatcaaaattctgggaagaaacagttttgggctgtgccagttagtccttccccaattattttaaagaattgtgttctgttgatcaataaataaataacgagctaagagcctgttcacatgacagcgatttacgctcggttatCGCGCGGTTGACCAACCGAGCGGTTGCTAGGTATAGGGATACACATGGTGTTGCAGTACACATGCAACGTTCGcttttagtagtcgccggcgaatcgcggcgtTTGTAGTCTCGGACTACAACCGCTCGGTTACCGGGCGGTTCGATATTctagagcaggcatgagagcgtaTACATTtcttcagtcaaccgagcgATTTCGAGCAGAGCAGTTCACATAGTGcacattctattacaattttagttcaattaaaatttattctattacaattttcagttcagttaGTAAGTTAGTTTGTAGAGGATCATATTTCATAGTAGGGTGAACTAGCCCACGTTGGGACactaaaattcaaacagctctaacttgaacaaatataaaaaaaattcttcatttttcaattttatattgattgtattTGCTTACACTTTCATGGCAACTGCATTGattgtcaattgatttttttattgttaaaataactttttaaaagtataaaaaattataaactcaatctcccccattaaaacataattgaacataatcttttaggttatttaggtACGGTACATGATGagctatttttggtcatttttagtaaattgaataccATGCAGAATGTATTAATCTTCCAAATCTCTTaccgtatttgaaatgttctgttccaaaaatttaaactttgagcactcataatatctcaaaaattaatgatcggaaaaaaatgtttttctgagaaaacttttcctttttgatagtatacaaatcgaaaaactttgaaaaatattaccagtATAACGTTTAATTTCAGCCTTTGCCTCTGTATTAACTGAGGgcaaaccgctcatgaatcgttgtcatgtgtacgaggctggcaaaTCGAGCGATTCgccaaccgcgcgacaaccgagcgtaagtcGCTGTCATGTGACCAGGCTCtcagctcggtgccccgatattatcaTTGAAGCTGATAATGATCAGCTgaaagcttgataaattgattcAGTCACACAACTGTATGTGTACTTTAAAATGTAAGATAATTCATAGTTCATAATATAAAGCTATAAGCTATATAGGTCATCCGATAAAcctggattcccacatatcagtgacagtgaaagtaaccggcacagtgaaaatatgatttcCATGAGTTCTGATTGGACTGTTCCCACTCAGCACATCCGAGTGTGTATGAATGGTCCCATTAGAACTCATGGGAGTAATATTGTCACTTCAGCTTAATCCGTCCTTTTCGAGTTCCGGCCATGCCTCCGGAGGCGGGGGGGGGGGTTATTAGCGAGGTTCCTATAGGTAATAAAACACTTCAATAGTGAGGTGCATtttattatggcagtggagaaagataggagaacagcgttgccgagtatctgccttgccactgccttctatagaagatagctgataccgataGAAGACATCTCAAGTAATATTAGCTGTTCagtcttgtttaaaattatcaattatattttatgtgtcatgaaaatatatttctcaatgattaaataataaatttttataattgagatggggatatttcgttaattaataaattatattcctacattgatattcatttattgtacaaaacactataataatttatgaccatggaggaaaatataggctgagcctgtatcattcctctccaaaattttgataaaaatttgaagTTAAACACGATCTTGCAACGTTGCAGTGTTAGAAAAggacagcgctatctgctttgtcgaatgatagacaaggatagtaatattatcaaatagtaataatatcaatcaaatactgctattataacgtggacctcacgtttatgattaaaaatcatttaaattt encodes:
- the LOC111057899 gene encoding uncharacterized protein LOC111057899; this translates as MGSTAEWLFPDLLEVIFSNLELKDLVACSGVNRAWNEAANSVKLWRKFVTKSDLSWLPTNMNCELHSSSSSTPTDSNTSLNQSPSPTLPASNPYKQIIQQRNQLKYNWSHGCITEFNLVPTRYGLKPVDREIGPNVEYTSSAPQDCIYYPVLGELENGEVVLKLFSFKSEVKLVCTLAVDFALDSVSIVCVMRDFIVWLLEDGKVQYIALSTCDKCSFKDCKVQTLTPSLIINNTEDQYFLTMDTNYIVASTCESLYVWNKKSLQLTLSRIPPMLGIEDGGFLGSYDANPIFLDDGYLILCYSDHLEHTILIEEYNLKTNNKLSTKLTIEGVVEMVHCSGDFIVMITTVEEEGEEEEFHKIFIQMRRKNDLNQLIYSYYCGDNRCMYKYVFVGNSFLFYNLETGDYEEIDISTGFRSSMRQVGTNCELLGNLFDNLALISLDENEYTEVWDWKKNRRCVKLHSLRLGDCTFINAITAKWVMIQTCYSDSEAYFTVYRCK